In Metopolophium dirhodum isolate CAU chromosome 7, ASM1992520v1, whole genome shotgun sequence, one genomic interval encodes:
- the LOC132949327 gene encoding DNA-binding protein Ewg-like isoform X5 codes for MMDRSGNDMNMTGDSDLDDDGCLSSDDCDGDSNQSKSDLMSAAMGDDVTAQLAAAGPVGMAAAAAIVSSKKRKRPHSFETNPSIRKRQHNRLLRKLKVTIDEFATRVGQQAIVLVATPGKETTGFKCFGAKPLEDVVKNLRATVMDQLDTALAQHAPPPIPDDPTLYELPPLILDGIPTPVEKMTQAQLRAFIPLMLKYSTGRGKPGWGRESTRPPWWPNELPWANVRMDARCEDEKQKISWTRALRQIVINCYKYHGREDLLPTFSEEDEAKTIVNNVASQSIVTSVLKFNPKATSIESRNSPDAQEQQQQQQQQLTQVQYSPAFLHSISNVDGSMSIFHVDPNNPIITLPDGTQAHVQGVINASQGPNGHTVHSVHTLGEGQNQDGVTVDILNNVPEATLNQEGQIIITGEDGQVSSMITVPVSTSLYQSVCQQISEGSIQVVTPVMHHMPKSEPGGGMDSSNCEVETINVPHQLVAITGQNGEQVLQLISLKDNKLINATVGEIKEEGTNMSNSDQ; via the exons ATGATGGATCGTAGTGGAAATGATATGAATATGACTGGAGACAGCGATCTAGATGATGATGGTTGTTTATCATCTGATGACTGCGATGGGGACTCCAACCAGAGTAAAAGTGATTTGATGTCTGCAGCAATGGGAGATGATGTGACTGCACAGCTTGCTGCAGCAG GACCAGTTGGAatggctgctgctgctgcaatTGTGTCATCAAAGAAGCGAAAAAGACCACATTCATTTGAGACCAATCCATCTATTCGAAAACGACAGCACAATCGGTTACTACGTAAACTCAAA GTTACCATTGATGAGTTTGCCACCAGAGTTGGCCAACAAGCAATTGTATTAGTAGCGACACCTGGAAAGGAAACCACGGGTTTTAAATGCTTTGGTGCAAAACCTTTAGAAGATGTT GTAAAAAATTTACGTGCCACTGTTATGGACCAACTGGATACTGCATTAGCACAACATGCACCACCACCTATTCCAGATGACCCTACTCTATATGAGCTACCACCGCTCATTTTAGATGGAATTCCAACTCCTGTTGAAAAAATGACTCAGGCTCAATTAAGAGCATTTATACCTTTAATGTTGAAGTATTCCACGG gtAGAGGGAAACCTGGTTGGGGCAGAGAAAGTACTCGACCGCCTTGGTGGCCCAATGAATTACCTTGGGCAAATGTTAGAATGGATGCTCGATGCGAGGATGAGAAACaaaaa ATTTCTTGGACAAGAGCACTACGACAGATTGTTATAAACTGTTATAAATACCATGGCCGTGAAGATTTATTGCCTACGTTTAGTGAAGAAGATGAAGCAAAAACAATTGTTAATAATGTTGCAAGCCAATCAATTGTAACTTCTGTGCTCAAATTCAATCCTAAAGCCACTAGTATTGAATCACGAAATTCACCTGATGCACaggaacaacaacaacaacaacaacaacaactaacacag gtaCAGTATTCACCGGCTTTCCTCCATTCGATTAGTAATGTTGATGGGTCAATGTCCATATTTCATGTTGATCCAAATaacccaattattacgttaCCTGATGGAACTCAGGCCCATGTTCAAGGAGTT atAAATGCTTCCCAGGGACCAAACGGCCACACAGTTCATTCTGTTCATACCCTTGGCGAAGGCCAAAATCAAGATGGTGTAACTgtagatatattaaataatgtacctGAAGCCACATTGAATCAAGAAggtcaaataattattaccggTGAAGATGGACAAG TATCAAGCATGATAACTGTTCCTGTTAGTACTTCATTATACCAAAGTGTTTGTCAACAAATTAGTGAAGGTAGCATACAG gttGTCACACCGGTTATGCATCATATGCCCAAGTCTGAGCCCGGTGGTGGGATGGATTCATCAAATTGTGAAGTAGAAACCATTAATGTGCCACATCAGTTGGTAGCCATCACCGGGCAAAATGGTGAACAAGTGTTGCAGTTGATCTCATTAAAAGATAACAAATTGATCAATGCTACAGTTGGCGAAATTAAAGAAGAAGGCACTAACATGTCTAATTCGGACCAATGA